The Acidimicrobiales bacterium DNA segment GCCGGGCAAGGACCCACGGCGCACGCCCACCGTCAACGTCCGCTTCCAGAAGCTCGGCCTGGTGGCTCGCCTTCTGCACACCGCGGCCAGCCCTTCGGTGGCCTACGTCATGTTCGTGCTCGGCCTCGCCCTGATCGTCTTCGAGCTCTACACCGCGGGCATCGGCGTGGCCGCGGTGACCGGCGCGTGCGCCCTCGTGCTCGGCGGCTTCGGGCTGGCCGAACTTCCTACCCGCCCGTGGGCGCTCGCCCTGCTCGCCCTCGGGGTGTTCGGCTACGCCGTCGACGTGCAAGCGGGTTCGCCGCGGGCGTGGACGGTCATCGGCACCGTGTCGCTCGCCGTGGGCACCGTCCGCCTCTACGACGGCTATTCGCCGTCGCTGCTGGTGATGCTGTTCGTGGTGGCGGGCACGGCGTTGTTCATGGTGGCGGGCATGCCCTCGATGGTGCGGGCCCGCTTCTCCACGCCGACCATCGGGCGGGAGTCGATGGTGGGGGACGTGGGCGAAGCCTTGGTGGCCGTCGACCCCGACGGCACCGTCGAGGTGCGGGGCGCCCCGTGGCGGGCCCGGACCAATCGGGCCACCCCGATCGCCCCGGGTGAGGCCGTCCGAGTGGTGGGCATCGACGGGCTGTTGCTCGAGGTCGAACCCGAAGCAGGCGGCGCCAAGGACTACCGCCGACACTGATCGTTGTCCGACTTGCAACAAAAGCGCAGGTCAGCGCCTCGGTGCTCGCGAAAGTTCACACTTGAGGCAGTGGCCGACAGGCGGTAGGGTCGCCAGCCTGAAAGGGGGGTCGCGTGAGCGTCCAGACAATGACCGACGAGGTATGGCAGGTGCGGGCTGCCTGCCGTGGGCCGCAAGCCACCGTCTTCTTCCCGCCCTCGTCATTCGAGCGCAAGGACGAGAAGGAAGCGCGTGAAGCGCGGGCCAAGGAGATCTGCACCAGCTGCCCGGTGCGCAAGCCTTGCCTCGAGTACGCGATCCGCATCAAGGAGCCGCACGGCATCTGGGGCGGGCTCAACGAGGCCGAGCGCAAGCAGGTGCTCGCCCGTCGCGCCGGCTGACCGAATGCAGGCGCGCGCTCGCGCGTAGCTACCATCGCGCTCGCGATGGCAATCACCCTGCCGCTCGGGATCCTGCGAGAACCGGAGCCACCTGACCACCTCGCGTGGCAACGCACGACGGTCGAAGGGCGCCCCGCGCTCTACGGCGTCGCCGGCGAAGGCGTGCCCGTGGTGTTCCTGCACGGGTGGGGGTTGGGGCAGCACTCCTACAAGCGGGCGCTGAAGCGCTTGGTCAAGCTGGGCTGTCGGGTCTATGCGCCGGCCCTGCCCGGCTTCGGCGGCACGGCCGACCTGCCCGGCGAGCACTTCTCGTTCGAGGGCTACGCCACGTGGGTCGACCGTTTCCTGGAGGCCGTGGGCCTCGACGAGCCCGCCTTCGTGGTCGGCCACTCCTTCGGTGGGGCGGTGGCCATCAAGCTGGCCCACGACCACCCCGAGCGGGTGCGCACCCTGGTGCTCGTCAACTCCATCGGGGGTTCGGCGTGGACGTCGGCCACCGGCGGCACGGGGCGCTCCATGGCCGACCGGCCCTTGTGGGACTGGGGCATCCACTTCCCGCGCGACCTGCTCGACCCCGCCCGCATCACCCGGGTGTTGCCGGTGGTGCTGGAGGACGCGCTGCCCAATGTGGTGCGCAACCCCAGGGCGTTGTGGAAGGTGGCCAACCTGGTGCGCCAAGCCGACCTGACCGGCGAGCTCGAACAGCTCAAGCGGCGCAAGCTGCCGGTGGTCGTGCTGTGGGGGGAGAAGGACGGCATCGTCCCCCGCGCTTCGTTCGACGCCCTGTGCGCCGCCATCGGCTCGGAAGGCGAAGTGGTGGGCGGCTCGCACTCGTGGCTGCTGGCCGACCCCGACGCCTTCGGCGAAGTCATGACCAACGTGATCGCCGTGGCCAATTTGGCGCGGGAGGCCGCGTCGCACGGGGAGGGGGGGAACGTCCCCCCCAAGCGCCGCGGCCTCCGGCGATTGCTGCCCGGCGCTTAGCCCGGGGTTCGGACCCAGCCGGTGCCGACCGGGTACCACTGGGGCCCCTCGACGGCGTGCGTGCCCGCTTCGTTCACGGCGGTCGGGTTGGACGTCCTAGGAACGAGTCCCCCAGAGCGCAGCGTCCACGCCTGTGAAACCGACGTGGAACGTGGCCACGACAGCGCAGGGGTGATCCCCGATGTGAACGTGATCGCATCGAGCGTTCGGCGCAGCGAAGCGCTCGTGGCGTGGGGGCCTGCGACCGTCAGCGCTTCGTAGAGCACCCGAGCGGCCACCACCGCGCCTTGTCGCAACGCGCTTCCGTTGCTGTATCCGTATGCGTAGCCCGCCTCGGCATTCCAGTACTGCGCACCGGTGCGGGGCACGTAGCCACTCCAGGCGACCAAGCCGTCGCAGGAACGGTCCGACGAGGCCATGCAATGGTCGGTAAAGCCGTCGGCCAAGACCGTCGACAGCCCGGCCAACTGCATTCGGGGCTTGACCGGATTGGTCGCCAGCCACTTCTGCGCCGTCTCCGGCAGCAGAGCCAGCAGCACGAAGTCGCAGCCGTCGACGCCGCACGCGCTGGTGAAGCGGTCGACCTGGGGGGCGTAGGCGTTGGCCGACGGGTCGAGGGCGACGGAAGCCTTGACGGTGCCGCCGTCCTGGCGGACGTAGCGGTCGAAGCTCTCGGCCGCTTCGCGCCCGAAGGTGCGGTTGGCGTCGTAGACGATGGCGAAGCTCTTGGCTCCACGGGCCTTGGCGTGTGCGGTTGCGGTACGGGCCATGGCGCTCGCGGACGGCCCCACGGGGTACACCCCGCGCGTCCGATGCTGCGCCTGGGACAGGCCGTCGCCGCTGACCACGGGGATGCCCGAGCGGGCGATGCGGCCGTTGGCAATAGCGGCGTCGAGGTTGTCGTCG contains these protein-coding regions:
- a CDS encoding NfeD family protein, giving the protein MLLASSASAQAKGEVDVIEVNGLIDRVVADFVTDAVDDAERSGVEALVVQLDSSGAVVDDARLDALVARIEGAAVPVAVWVGPTGAKAKGDAVRLVQAARLRGIAPGARIEDAPDEVLQAPTLGDFIVDLDGRTYAGSALETSEVVQEPGKDPRRTPTVNVRFQKLGLVARLLHTAASPSVAYVMFVLGLALIVFELYTAGIGVAAVTGACALVLGGFGLAELPTRPWALALLALGVFGYAVDVQAGSPRAWTVIGTVSLAVGTVRLYDGYSPSLLVMLFVVAGTALFMVAGMPSMVRARFSTPTIGRESMVGDVGEALVAVDPDGTVEVRGAPWRARTNRATPIAPGEAVRVVGIDGLLLEVEPEAGGAKDYRRH
- a CDS encoding WhiB family transcriptional regulator gives rise to the protein MSVQTMTDEVWQVRAACRGPQATVFFPPSSFERKDEKEAREARAKEICTSCPVRKPCLEYAIRIKEPHGIWGGLNEAERKQVLARRAG
- a CDS encoding alpha/beta hydrolase, whose product is MAITLPLGILREPEPPDHLAWQRTTVEGRPALYGVAGEGVPVVFLHGWGLGQHSYKRALKRLVKLGCRVYAPALPGFGGTADLPGEHFSFEGYATWVDRFLEAVGLDEPAFVVGHSFGGAVAIKLAHDHPERVRTLVLVNSIGGSAWTSATGGTGRSMADRPLWDWGIHFPRDLLDPARITRVLPVVLEDALPNVVRNPRALWKVANLVRQADLTGELEQLKRRKLPVVVLWGEKDGIVPRASFDALCAAIGSEGEVVGGSHSWLLADPDAFGEVMTNVIAVANLAREAASHGEGGNVPPKRRGLRRLLPGA
- a CDS encoding ABC transporter substrate-binding protein → MSDLRQFAAELIANPLVPVPPMEGVVARAHRYQAARRRRQVGAGLCLVAMTMMAVARAGVGVGDRHSVRMVGEPPSAEERGTTTTTVVPSFGGDPGTFPTLPWSGHSFDGDWSHLRAGRGCPAVDPKAPPLKVLAGTGSLDSQPFDAVDSLFDAVNKAGGVCGRVVHLVRGNVDTADLSKYVAVLGMPLDDNLDAAIANGRIARSGIPVVSGDGLSQAQHRTRGVYPVGPSASAMARTATAHAKARGAKSFAIVYDANRTFGREAAESFDRYVRQDGGTVKASVALDPSANAYAPQVDRFTSACGVDGCDFVLLALLPETAQKWLATNPVKPRMQLAGLSTVLADGFTDHCMASSDRSCDGLVAWSGYVPRTGAQYWNAEAGYAYGYSNGSALRQGAVVAARVLYEALTVAGPHATSASLRRTLDAITFTSGITPALSWPRSTSVSQAWTLRSGGLVPRTSNPTAVNEAGTHAVEGPQWYPVGTGWVRTPG